Proteins found in one Coffea eugenioides isolate CCC68of chromosome 5, Ceug_1.0, whole genome shotgun sequence genomic segment:
- the LOC113772094 gene encoding plant UBX domain-containing protein 4-like isoform X2, with amino-acid sequence MMVLMTTLMSLKSIIPVEKKSGMLVQDPFKANDIDAIFNQASQAEAVERAVEHLRPSSSSRSFTGTARLLSDDGPLPRLDDPANASFLESIGRSECPRELQPANKGTRQGSSPISGSWKNLR; translated from the exons ATGATGGTTCTGATGACGACTCTGATGAGCCTCAAGAGTATTATACCAGTGGAGAAAAAAAG TGGAATGCTTGTTCAAGATCCATTCAAAGCAAATGACATTGATGCAATATTCAATCAAGCAAGCCAGGCCGAAGCTGTTGAAAGAGCTGTTGAGCACCTTCGGCCGTCTTCAAGTTCAAGAAGCTTTACAGGAACCGCAAGATTACTTTCTG ATGATGGTCCCTTGCCAAGATTAGATGATCCAGCAAATGCATCCTTTTTGGAG AGCATCGGGAGGTCTGAGTGCCCCAGGGAGTTGCAGCCAGCAAATAAAG GTACCAGACAGGGGTCATCTCCCATTTCAGGGAGTTGGAAGAACCTTAGATAG
- the LOC113772029 gene encoding glycine-rich RNA-binding protein 4, mitochondrial-like, which translates to MMGKLADLARRAVSSVAHSHHQTAASTSISSSCFRYYSSVTTTSPPPNNKLFVGGLSLSVDEKSLLDAFSSYGEVTEVRILYDKETGRSRGFGFVHFSKEDEATCARDAMDGKAFFGRPLRITFALDKVRGAPVVVPRVRNSENAPVPERRNSFKSV; encoded by the exons ATGATGGGCAAACTAGCGGACTTGGCCCGAAGAGCGGTCTCTTCCGTCGCCCACAGCCACCACCAGACTGCAGCTTCAACCTCAATTTCGAGTTCGTGCTTCCGCTATTACTCCTCAGTAACAACAACCTCTCCTCCCCCTAACAACAAGCTGTTTGTTGGTG GTCTTTCGTTGTCAGTTGATGAGAAGTCGCTTTTGGACGCCTTTTCTTCGTACGGGGAGGTTACGGAAG TGAGGATTCTGTATGATAAAGAGACTGGTAGATCCAGAGGTTTTGGTTTCGTCCATTTCTCAAAAGAAGATGAGGCCACATGTGCAAGGGATGCAATGGATGGAAAG GCATTTTTTGGTCGGCCATTGAGGATAACATTTGCTCTTGACAAGGTTCGTGGTGCACCTGTAGTGGTCCCTAGAGTTAGAAACAGTGAAAATGCTCCCGTGCCAGAAAGGCGTAATTCGTTCAAGAGTGTGTAA
- the LOC113772094 gene encoding plant UBX domain-containing protein 4-like isoform X1: MMVLMTTLMSLKSIIPVEKKSGMLVQDPFKANDIDAIFNQASQAEAVERAVEHLRPSSSSRSFTGTARLLSDDGPLPRLDDPANASFLESIGRSECPRELQPANKGAAIHVNLLRKEENYTICAYSSIFPLLVFNLCYYNFTLIFHCLFLDSLLYFLTEIILQVPDRGHLPFQGVGRTLDSSSNITSMEPTVVVSSLITAPAPTTSLVVDQTTTFYVDSAKVGRWYMKGIMF; encoded by the exons ATGATGGTTCTGATGACGACTCTGATGAGCCTCAAGAGTATTATACCAGTGGAGAAAAAAAG TGGAATGCTTGTTCAAGATCCATTCAAAGCAAATGACATTGATGCAATATTCAATCAAGCAAGCCAGGCCGAAGCTGTTGAAAGAGCTGTTGAGCACCTTCGGCCGTCTTCAAGTTCAAGAAGCTTTACAGGAACCGCAAGATTACTTTCTG ATGATGGTCCCTTGCCAAGATTAGATGATCCAGCAAATGCATCCTTTTTGGAG AGCATCGGGAGGTCTGAGTGCCCCAGGGAGTTGCAGCCAGCAAATAAAGGTGCTGCAATCCATGTTAATCTcctaagaaaggaagaaaactacACTATATGTGCTTACTCCTCCATCTTCCCATTGTTGGTCTTCAACCTGTGCTACTacaatttcacattgatttttCACTGCCTCTTCCTTGATTCCCTCTTATACTTTTTAACTGAAATAATTCTCCAGGTACCAGACAGGGGTCATCTCCCATTTCAGGGAGTTGGAAGAACCTTAGATAGCAGCAGCAATATCACATCCATGGAGCCAACTGTTGTTGTCTCTTCTCTTATTACTGCTCCAGCCCCAACCACAAGCCTAGTAGTTGATCAAACCACTACCTTCTACGTTGATTCAGCTAAAGTTGGCAGATGGTACATgaaaggtatcatgttttaa